In one Methylocaldum szegediense genomic region, the following are encoded:
- a CDS encoding DNA-3-methyladenine glycosylase family protein yields MIAVPNKLTEIDLEIALAELSARDADLARLYTELGKPPMWARNPGFSTLIRIILEQQVSLASARAAFERLLASASPLTPESFLALHDTALARIGFSRQKMAYGRYLAQSIAEGRFDLDKLDLMDDETAKARLIELKGIGPWTADIYLLMALRRPDAWPAGDLGLIQAVQDVKRLPSRPNPETMVAIAEIWRPWRAVAARMLWHHYLSRLFNRPANGNPRSALPDV; encoded by the coding sequence TTGATTGCCGTTCCTAACAAACTGACGGAAATCGATCTGGAAATCGCTCTGGCCGAGCTGTCGGCGCGCGATGCGGACCTGGCGAGGCTGTACACCGAGCTCGGGAAACCGCCGATGTGGGCGCGGAATCCTGGTTTTTCTACGCTGATCCGCATCATTCTCGAGCAACAAGTGTCACTCGCCTCGGCGCGCGCCGCCTTTGAACGGCTGCTCGCCTCGGCATCGCCGCTCACCCCCGAGAGCTTTCTGGCCCTTCACGATACCGCGCTCGCCAGAATCGGATTTAGCCGCCAGAAGATGGCTTACGGCCGGTACCTGGCCCAATCTATCGCCGAGGGTCGCTTCGATCTCGATAAACTGGACCTGATGGACGATGAAACGGCAAAAGCCCGGTTGATCGAACTCAAAGGCATAGGCCCTTGGACAGCGGATATTTATCTTTTGATGGCGCTGCGCCGGCCGGATGCCTGGCCCGCCGGGGATTTGGGGCTGATCCAAGCGGTGCAAGACGTCAAGCGCTTGCCGTCGCGTCCGAATCCGGAAACCATGGTTGCGATCGCCGAAATCTGGCGTCCCTGGCGAGCGGTCGCCGCTCGGATGCTGTGGCATCATTACCTTAGCCGGCTGTTCAACAGGCCCGCGAACGGAAACCCGCGGAGCGCGCTTCCGGATGTTTAG
- a CDS encoding type II toxin-antitoxin system VapC family toxin: MAIKIGLGKLRIDLPRFAQQVTVDGFVWLPIENHHVLQVASLPVFDDHKDPFDRLLVAQSVSEPLILVTTDAKLARYGTTIRVF; encoded by the coding sequence ATGGCGATCAAGATCGGTTTGGGCAAACTGCGCATCGATTTGCCTCGCTTTGCACAGCAAGTAACCGTTGACGGTTTTGTCTGGCTTCCCATCGAAAATCATCATGTGCTCCAGGTGGCGAGCCTTCCGGTATTCGATGACCATAAAGACCCGTTCGACCGCTTACTAGTAGCGCAAAGCGTAAGTGAACCGCTGATTTTGGTAACGACGGATGCAAAGCTGGCCCGCTACGGGACTACCATTCGCGTTTTCTAG
- a CDS encoding ethanolamine ammonia-lyase subunit EutB, protein MKYSASLKGRHYAFADLKTLLAKASPLRSADELAGIAAESEEERAVAQRVLAEVPLRRFLEEPLIPPEDDEVSRLIFETHDSAAFEPIAPLTVGEFREWLLSGTTPDETIVGIRTGLMPEMAAAVSKIMRNQDLIAAAQRCKVTTRFRNTIGLPGRLSTRLQPNHPTDDPRGIAASVLDGLLYGNGDAVIGINPATDSPRNVDTLLRLLNDIIAEHEIPTQSCVLAHVTTTMELMRRGSPVDLVFQSIAGTEAANRSFGIDLSLLSEAREMALELKRGTVGDNVMYFETGQGSALSADAHHGIDAQTCEARAYAVARAFSPLLVNTVVGFIGPEYLYDGKQIIRAGLEDHFCGKLLGLPMGCDVCYTNHAEADQNDMDNLLTLLAVAGCTYIMGVPGADDIMLAYQSTSFHDALYLRKVLGLRPAPEFEDWLNRMGIFDGRNALSPGSSPPRLLGAVNALAKDGA, encoded by the coding sequence ATGAAATACAGCGCAAGCCTTAAAGGACGCCACTACGCGTTCGCCGATCTGAAGACTTTGCTGGCAAAGGCATCGCCTCTACGCTCGGCGGACGAACTCGCCGGGATCGCGGCGGAATCCGAGGAGGAGCGCGCCGTCGCTCAGCGGGTGTTGGCCGAGGTTCCTTTGCGCCGCTTCCTAGAAGAGCCGCTGATTCCGCCCGAGGACGACGAGGTAAGCCGTCTGATTTTTGAAACCCACGACAGCGCCGCGTTCGAGCCTATCGCCCCTTTGACGGTCGGTGAGTTTCGCGAATGGCTGCTGTCCGGCACCACCCCCGACGAAACCATAGTCGGGATCCGAACCGGCCTGATGCCGGAAATGGCCGCGGCGGTATCGAAGATCATGCGCAACCAGGATTTGATCGCCGCCGCCCAGCGCTGCAAGGTGACGACCCGGTTTCGCAATACCATCGGCCTGCCGGGACGGCTTTCCACACGGCTGCAACCGAACCATCCGACCGACGACCCGCGCGGCATCGCTGCGAGCGTTCTGGACGGTTTGCTGTACGGCAACGGGGATGCGGTGATTGGCATCAATCCCGCGACCGATAGCCCGAGGAACGTCGACACCCTACTCCGCCTGCTGAACGACATCATCGCCGAACACGAAATCCCCACCCAGTCGTGCGTGCTGGCCCATGTCACGACGACGATGGAACTGATGCGGCGCGGCTCGCCGGTGGACCTGGTGTTCCAATCGATCGCCGGGACCGAAGCGGCGAACCGGAGTTTCGGGATCGATCTTTCCCTGTTAAGCGAAGCCCGCGAAATGGCGCTCGAATTGAAACGCGGCACAGTCGGTGACAACGTGATGTATTTCGAGACAGGGCAAGGAAGCGCTCTGTCGGCAGACGCACACCACGGCATCGACGCGCAGACCTGCGAAGCACGAGCCTACGCCGTCGCCCGCGCGTTCTCGCCGCTCTTGGTGAACACTGTGGTCGGCTTCATCGGGCCGGAATATCTGTACGACGGAAAACAAATCATCCGCGCCGGGCTGGAAGACCATTTCTGCGGAAAGCTGCTGGGCCTGCCCATGGGTTGCGACGTGTGTTACACCAATCACGCCGAAGCCGATCAGAACGATATGGACAATCTTCTGACCCTGCTGGCGGTGGCCGGCTGCACCTATATCATGGGCGTGCCCGGTGCGGATGACATCATGCTGGCCTATCAAAGCACGTCCTTTCACGACGCCCTTTATCTGCGCAAGGTCCTAGGACTCAGGCCCGCTCCGGAATTCGAGGATTGGTTGAACCGCATGGGCATTTTCGATGGACGCAACGCGCTGAGCCCCGGTTCCTCGCCCCCTCGCCTGCTCGGTGCGGTCAACGCATTGGCGAAGGACGGCGCATGA
- the eutC gene encoding ethanolamine ammonia-lyase subunit EutC: MTDPWFALRRFTQARIALGRAGHAVPTQALLDFQLAHARARDAVHFPWNVERFAEDLRAMRLESLILRTPIRSRGEYLRRPDRGRMLDTESRRRLDDLNGGDPDVALIVTNGLSSTAVERHGLSLLKTVVTCYRSRRIRFGPIALVENGRVALSDEIGFALGARVAVIIVGERPGLSAADSLGIYLTYAPRPGNTDAQRNCISNIRPPEGLSYETAAAKLIYLTEEAMRRRISGVGLKDEQDTVLPPSPEPPELER, encoded by the coding sequence ATGACCGATCCCTGGTTCGCCCTTCGACGTTTCACCCAGGCCCGTATCGCTCTGGGGCGCGCGGGTCACGCCGTCCCGACCCAGGCCCTGCTCGATTTCCAGCTCGCCCATGCCCGGGCGCGCGACGCCGTGCACTTCCCCTGGAACGTCGAACGCTTCGCCGAAGACCTACGCGCGATGAGGTTGGAATCTCTAATCCTGCGAACACCCATCCGAAGCCGCGGCGAATACCTGCGCCGCCCTGATCGCGGGCGTATGCTCGACACCGAATCTCGCCGACGGCTGGATGACCTGAACGGCGGTGATCCGGATGTGGCCCTGATCGTCACCAACGGACTTTCTTCTACGGCGGTCGAACGCCATGGCCTGTCCCTACTCAAAACGGTGGTCACTTGCTACCGCTCGCGCCGTATCCGATTCGGGCCGATCGCTCTGGTGGAGAACGGCCGGGTGGCCCTCTCGGACGAAATCGGCTTCGCCCTCGGCGCGCGTGTGGCGGTCATCATCGTCGGTGAAAGGCCCGGGCTCAGCGCCGCCGATAGTCTAGGCATCTATCTCACTTACGCGCCGCGGCCCGGGAATACCGACGCCCAGCGCAACTGTATCTCCAATATCCGACCGCCCGAAGGATTGAGTTACGAAACCGCCGCCGCGAAGCTGATCTATCTGACTGAGGAAGCCATGCGCCGCCGCATTTCCGGGGTTGGTCTCAAGGACGAGCAGGATACGGTTTTACCGCCGTCTCCCGAGCCGCCAGAGCTGGAAAGGTGA
- a CDS encoding aldehyde dehydrogenase family protein, with protein MSAEPKLINPSEIKISQTKMLIDGKWVDSASGKTFETINPATGEVIAHVAEGDREDVDRAVRAARKAFEEGPWRKMSARERGRCLYRLADLIEKHFDELAALETLNNGKPINESRSADLPLTIECYRYYAGWADKIEGKTIPINGPFFTYTRHEPVGVVGQIIPWNFPLLMQAWKWGPALAAGCTIVLKPAEQTPLTALRVGELALEAGIPEGVVNIVPGFGETAGAAVAEHMDIDKVAFTGSTEVGKLIMQAAGRSNLKRVTLELGGKSPNIVFADSDLDAALEGAFQGLFFNQGQCCCAGSRLFVEKNVYDDFAQKLVERSRKQVVGDPFDPKTTQGPQVSQEQFDKIMDYIRSGKEQGAKLLTGGNRVGSCGFFIEPTIFADVGEDMKIAREEIFGPVLSMIPFKDVDEVIARGNRTMYGLAAAVWTKDINKAHRLAAELKAGTVWINCYDVFDTAAPFGGFKMSGIGRELGSYALENYTEVKTVTVAL; from the coding sequence ATGAGTGCGGAACCCAAACTGATTAACCCGTCCGAAATCAAAATCTCTCAAACCAAGATGCTGATCGACGGCAAATGGGTCGATTCGGCGAGCGGAAAAACTTTCGAAACGATCAACCCGGCGACCGGCGAGGTGATCGCCCATGTCGCGGAAGGCGACCGCGAGGACGTGGACAGGGCAGTTCGTGCTGCCCGTAAGGCTTTCGAGGAAGGCCCATGGCGGAAAATGAGCGCGCGCGAACGGGGCCGGTGCCTGTACCGCCTGGCGGATTTGATCGAGAAACACTTTGACGAATTGGCGGCGCTGGAAACGCTCAACAACGGCAAGCCGATCAACGAAAGCAGATCGGCTGATCTGCCGCTGACGATCGAGTGTTACCGCTACTACGCCGGCTGGGCGGACAAGATCGAGGGCAAGACCATTCCGATCAACGGCCCGTTCTTTACCTATACGCGGCATGAACCGGTCGGCGTGGTGGGACAAATCATTCCCTGGAATTTTCCGCTGCTGATGCAGGCCTGGAAGTGGGGGCCGGCGCTCGCGGCCGGCTGCACCATCGTGCTCAAACCCGCCGAGCAAACGCCGCTGACCGCGCTCCGGGTGGGTGAACTGGCTCTCGAGGCTGGCATTCCGGAAGGTGTCGTCAATATCGTGCCGGGATTCGGCGAAACCGCAGGAGCCGCGGTTGCCGAACACATGGATATCGACAAGGTGGCTTTCACCGGGTCGACTGAAGTGGGCAAGCTGATCATGCAGGCCGCCGGACGCTCGAACTTGAAGCGCGTCACCCTGGAACTCGGCGGAAAGAGCCCGAACATCGTGTTCGCCGATTCCGATCTGGATGCGGCGCTAGAAGGCGCTTTCCAGGGACTCTTTTTCAATCAGGGCCAGTGCTGCTGTGCCGGTTCCCGCCTCTTTGTGGAAAAGAACGTCTACGACGATTTCGCCCAGAAGCTGGTCGAACGGAGCCGCAAGCAAGTCGTGGGTGACCCGTTCGATCCGAAAACCACTCAGGGGCCGCAGGTCAGCCAGGAGCAGTTCGACAAGATCATGGACTACATCCGCTCCGGCAAGGAACAAGGCGCGAAGCTTCTGACCGGCGGCAATCGCGTCGGCAGCTGTGGCTTTTTCATAGAACCGACGATTTTCGCCGACGTCGGCGAGGACATGAAGATCGCGCGCGAGGAAATATTCGGGCCGGTGCTGTCCATGATTCCGTTCAAGGATGTAGACGAGGTCATCGCCCGGGGCAACCGTACCATGTATGGGCTCGCGGCCGCGGTTTGGACCAAGGACATCAACAAGGCCCATCGCCTGGCGGCGGAGCTCAAGGCGGGCACCGTGTGGATCAATTGCTACGACGTCTTCGACACGGCCGCGCCTTTCGGCGGGTTCAAGATGTCCGGCATAGGCCGCGAACTCGGCAGTTATGCCCTGGAGAACTACACCGAGGTCAAGACCGTTACCGTGGCGTTGTGA
- a CDS encoding DUF2272 domain-containing protein, with product MGPTSSIGVFDLPPIKNRILALALSEWLYFGQQSVVHDGDKESIPQVGYWEDESPYAQRINQYWRTVGMPERTGRNCEQPWSAAFVSWVMATAGVPKDRFPPAEAHWIYLSHIIRNADAPGASFVPRSIRDYTPRPGDLICASRGSSTIPQLAELPPLEVIENSKLHCDIVVARRGRTLEAIGGNVRNSVSKNILKLDKNGHLQPTARRPWFLIIENRL from the coding sequence ATGGGGCCGACTTCTTCCATCGGCGTTTTCGACCTCCCGCCCATCAAAAACAGAATTCTTGCTCTCGCACTCAGCGAGTGGCTTTATTTCGGCCAGCAGTCCGTCGTCCACGACGGCGACAAGGAAAGCATCCCGCAGGTCGGATACTGGGAGGACGAATCCCCTTACGCTCAACGCATCAACCAGTATTGGCGTACAGTCGGCATGCCGGAACGTACTGGCCGAAACTGCGAACAACCCTGGTCGGCGGCTTTCGTCAGTTGGGTCATGGCCACTGCGGGTGTGCCGAAAGACCGATTTCCGCCCGCGGAAGCCCACTGGATCTATCTTTCACACATCATCCGCAACGCCGACGCGCCCGGAGCGAGCTTCGTGCCGAGAAGCATACGCGACTATACCCCGCGCCCCGGCGACCTGATCTGCGCGAGCCGAGGGTCGTCGACCATTCCCCAGCTCGCCGAATTGCCACCCCTCGAAGTCATCGAGAACAGCAAGCTTCACTGCGACATCGTCGTCGCAAGACGCGGGCGCACGCTTGAAGCCATCGGCGGAAACGTCAGAAACTCCGTTTCCAAGAACATTTTGAAACTCGACAAGAACGGACATTTGCAACCGACGGCTAGAAGGCCGTGGTTTTTGATCATTGAGAACCGTCTTTGA
- a CDS encoding type II toxin-antitoxin system Phd/YefM family antitoxin, which translates to MRIVNIHEAKTHLSRLLEEVEKGEDVVIARSGQPIVRLSRYQPNRCKIAPPGSLEGQAWVAEDFDAPVDALFDGPDDAE; encoded by the coding sequence ATGCGCATTGTCAATATTCACGAAGCTAAAACGCATCTCTCGCGCTTGCTTGAAGAAGTCGAAAAGGGTGAGGATGTTGTCATTGCGCGCTCTGGTCAGCCTATCGTGCGCTTGAGCCGGTATCAACCGAATCGATGCAAGATCGCTCCGCCGGGCAGTCTGGAGGGGCAGGCATGGGTCGCGGAGGATTTCGATGCACCCGTGGATGCGCTGTTCGACGGGCCGGATGATGCCGAATGA